A region from the Hylaeus volcanicus isolate JK05 chromosome 6, UHH_iyHylVolc1.0_haploid, whole genome shotgun sequence genome encodes:
- the LOC128878066 gene encoding uncharacterized protein LOC128878066 yields the protein MVMVQDDPCVFNVQIENIKCPANIRETSPLSIRYENTTSDSHRHTWDGIVRDRLARHLVAAHRNITKVNILREISDISRVKDYVLVSVEFRSYEACHQSPRKGKYFHGLLIASMKLYSIALRCLQRGFPVESQRTLGAVNLEHLKPEVVLSENNRKSFIERLKTHKPAKKLDEKVNRAAVLVPLCKHKGELGFLYTLRSTKVTSNRGQVSFPGGMYDKEDHSLQETALRETWEELRIPKEKVDVWTCGNLIDKTNVQVMPVFGYIGDVDPDKLDINTDEVEEAFFLSLKNLCDPSLCRFTQFRDNYTLPVYLGGKHRIWGFTAATTHMILHALVPDVYKHKLVYLKPILPKIKDTLKNDIHSS from the exons ATGGTTATGGTTCAAGATGATCCGTGTGTTTTCAATGTccaaatcgaaaatataaagtGTCCAGCGAATATCAGAG AAACGTCTCCATTGTCAATCCGATATGAAAATACTACTTCTGATAGCCACCGGCACACCTGG GATGGAATCGTACGAGATCGACTGGCCAGACATCTAGTAGCTGCACACAGAAACATTACGAAAGTAAACATATTGCGAGAGATTTCCGATATATCGAGGGTCAAAGACTACGTTCTCGTTAGTGTCGAATTTCGTTCGTACGAGGCTTGTCATCAATCACCACGCAAaggcaaatattttcacggATTATTAATCGCTTCGATGAAACTGTATTCCATTGCTCTGCGCTGTTTGCAGCGTGGCTTC CCTGTGGAATCGCAGCGGACTCTCGGCGCTGTCAACCTCGAGCATCTGAAACCGGAAGTGGTGCTCAGTGAGAACAATCGGAAGTCCTTTATCGAGAGATTGAAGACTCACAAACCCGCGAAGAAATTGGACGAGAAG gtGAATCGAGCTGCCGTCTTGGTGCCACTATGCAAGCACAAAGGGGAACTGGGTTTCTTGTACACCTTGAGGTCCACGAAAGTGACCTCGAACCGCGGACAAGTCTCCTTTCCCGGTGGAATGTACGACAAGGAGGATCATAGCCTTCAAGAAACCGCGTTGCGCGAAACCTGGGAGGAACTTAGGATTCCGAAAGAAAAGGTGGACGTTTGGACTTGCGGTAACTTGATCGACAAGACGAACGTCCAGGTGATGCCCGTTTTCGGTTACATCGGCGACGTCGATCCTGACAAGCTTGATATTAACACGGACGAAGTGGAAGAAGCCTTCTTTCTCAGTTTGAAGAATCTATGCGACCCCTCCTTGTGCCGTTTTACCCAATTTCGTGATAACTATACTTTGCCAGTTTATTTAGGCGGGAAACACCGTATTTGGGGTTTCACGGCGGCGACAACGCACATGATTCTACACGCTCTCGTACCTGATGTCTATAAGCACAAACTCGTATACTTAAAACCAATTTTGCCAAAGATCAAAGACACTCTCAAGAATGATATTCATTCTTCGTGA
- the LOC128878068 gene encoding uncharacterized protein LOC128878068 yields the protein MTGRSSTKRTGLCLLALLLCCFTSDNLFVAAEPEPIPAELLYSDNYINNAESFILLNKLSQVIEERKDTAERGKELENEQMVIQSVLDARAKTKTRLPPGDYSIEELPTPNAVVGQMRRSGKRTAALSYMTLCHFKICNMGRKRQLHK from the exons ATGACGGGAAGGTCCAGTACCAAACGAACGGGCTTGTGTCTGCTGGCACTATTGCTGTGCTGCTTCACCAGCGACAACCTCTTCGTCGCCGCAGAGCCAGAACCGATTCCAGCGGAGCTGCTCTACAGCGACAATTACATTAACAACGCCGAGAGTTTC ATTCTACTAAACAAGCTGAGTCAAGTGATCGAGGAAAGAAAGGACACCGCGGAAAGGGGGAAAGAGTTAGAGAACGAGCAGATGGTTATTCAATCGGTGCTGGACGCCAGGGCGAAGACAAAGACGAGACTTCCCCCGGGTGACTATTCCATCGAGGAACTACCGACGCCCAATGCCGTCGTAGGGCAAATGCGACGTTCGGGGAAACGTACCGCTGCATTAAGCT ATATGACCCTGTGCCACTTCAAGATCTGCAACATGGGACGCAAGCGGCAGTTGCACAAATAA
- the LOC128878063 gene encoding peptidyl-prolyl cis-trans isomerase sig-7 — MAVVIETTVGDFTVDLYTDERPQTCRNFLKLCKLKYYNWNLFHSVQSNFIAQTGDPTGTGKGGESVYGIVLGEKARYYEAEQMPKIKHDRSGLLSMVNCGNNMLGSQFFVTLASELQSLDGEHCVFGEITEGLEIILKFNETICDGDHRPYQDIRISHTVILEDPFEDPKGFVLPDKSPPPTKECLMSDRIGADEVIDDTAGMTIEEITEMQKEKEAKARATILEIVGDIPDAEMAPPENVLFVCKLNPVTNDDDLEIIFSRFGKIIGCEVIRDRQSGDSLQYAFIEFAERKSCEEAYFKMDNVLIDDRRIHVDFSQSVAKMRWRGKGKGIQYFDDKNDELGDETRKKVGPRNRKRDEIDDETRDHRENETRYKEDLLEHRKHERRKEAGKDDSEYSRDGGKYAEKEKYREGKYRDGSRERNDYDARRKKVRKHRSRDRSRDKDRSKKESHKDHRYNKKYDSEKRRRDRDSSISDSESSKHVRHEEKHSNHKKKRNRDRSVERSGKSDKHKQRRK; from the exons ATGGCGGTTGTAATTGAAACTACTGTAGGAGATTTTACGGTTGATTTGTATACCGACGAACGTCCACAAA cgTGCCGGAATTTTCTGAAACTATGcaagttaaaatattacaattggAACTTGTTCCATTCTGTACAGAGCAATTTTATTGCTCAAACTGGAGATCCTACAGGCACTGGGAAAGGAGGCGAGAGCGTCTATGGAATAGTGTTAGGAGAAAAAGCACGGTATTACGAGGCGGAACAAATGCCGAAGATAAAACATGACAGAAGCGGTTTATTGTCTATGGTTAATTGTGGCAATAATATGCTAGGGTCTCAGTTCTTTGTTACCCTTGCCTCTGAGCTCCAGTCTTTAGATGGAGAGCACTGTGTATTCGGTGAAATCACAGAGGGTTTGGAGATTATTCttaaattcaatgaaacaaTATGTGATGGAGATCACAGACCATACCAAGATATACGTATTTCTCATACTGTTATTTTGGAAGATCCTTTCGAGGACCCTAAAGGTTTTGTCTTACCTGATAAGAGTCCACCACCAACAAAAGAATGTCTAatg AGCGATAGGATTGGAGCAGATGAAGTGATAGATGATACAGCTGGCATGACAATAGAAGAAATCACAGAGATGCAAAAGGAAAAGGAGGCAAAGGCAAGAGCTACAATACTGGAAATTGTGGGTGACATTCCAGATGCGGAGATGGCTCCTCCTGAAAACGTTCTTTTTGTCTGTAAACTGAATCCTGTCACAAACGATGACgatcttgaaattatttttagcagatttggaaaaattattGG TTGCGAAGTTATCAGAGATCGACAAAGTGGAGATTCCTTGCAATACGCGTTCATCGAGTTCGCAGAGCGCAAAAGCTGCGAAGAAGCTTATTTTAAAATGGACAACGTGTTAATCGATGATCGTCGCATACATGTAGACTTCTCGCAATCGGTAGCTAAAATGAGATGGAGAGGTAAAGGCAAAGGGATCCAATATTTCGACGACAAAAATGACGAACTAGGCGACGAAACCCGGAAAAAAGTGGGTCCGAGGAACAGAAAGAGAGACGAGATTGACGACGAAACGAGAGATCATAGAGAAAACGAGACGAGATATAAAGAAGACTTATTGGAACATAGAAAACACGAACGCAGGAAAGAGGCAGGCAAGGATGACTCGGAATATTCCCGTGACGGTGGAAAGTAtgcggaaaaagaaaaatatagagaagGAAAGTACCGCGACGGTTCGCGTGAAAGAAATGATTATGACGCCAGACggaaaaaagtaagaaaacaCAGGAGCAGAGACAGAAGCAGAGACAAAGATCGAAGTAAAAAGGAGAGCCACAAAGATCATAGGTACAATAAAAAGTACGACAGCGAGAAAAGGAGAAGAGATAGGGATAGTTCAATTTCCGACAGTGAGAGTTCGAAACACGTAAGGCACGAAGAAAAACATTCGAATCACAAGAAGAAACGTAACAGGGATCGCTCCGTGGAAAGATCTGGAAAATCAGATAAACATAAGcagagaagaaaataa